One segment of Monomorium pharaonis isolate MP-MQ-018 chromosome 6, ASM1337386v2, whole genome shotgun sequence DNA contains the following:
- the LOC105831652 gene encoding transcription factor E2F2 isoform X2: MQSVLEDRHDRIARMPRVRRQVILEDPARPVTPDMVETKLLKAEFLDDGSLDEIQPPKVAEETPSPHLQDHQYGQTPCYQMTRKPAQPPPRAEISVQAVKRRLNLEVGTTGPSQSAFKAPRGKRRRSGSNSLAGHTPTKSKTVERTRYDTSLSLLTKKFIHLVESSQDGVVDLNIASEKLEVQKRRIYDITNVLEGIGILEKKSKNNIQWKGGQLPNNRNDIANLKREVADLEAKENTLDQLIHGAAKNLREFTNADRQYAYVTYHDLRSVSMYKDQVIMAVKAPRESSLHVPHPIDNNGQQKLQMHMKSEHGEIDVFLCPDEPTVKTLPYAGYVTTQSVPQSKESDISCLPPELLVNRESDVRIDPVPTADESFINTRLSTPIITAVTSLSSMKDAFLCESDDYGPMGGGKFQLQTEDQISPDLSTLDFGELLTLEPPLSENDYSFSLGTEEGLSDLFDFKF, from the exons ATGCAGAGCGTGCTCGAAGACAG GCACGACCGTATCGCCAGGATGCCTCGGGTGAGGAGACAAGTGATCCTGGAGGATCCGGCCAGGCCGGTTACCCCGGACATGGTGGAGACGAAGCTGT TGAAGGCCGAGTTCCTGGATGACGGTTCTCTAGACGAGATCCAACCTCCAAAAGTGGCGGAGGAGACGCCAAGCCCTCATCTGCAGGATCACCAGTATGGGCAGACGCCTTGTTATCAGATGACGAGGAAACCTGCGCAACCACCACCAAGAGCTGAG ATATCAGTTCAAGCGGTAAAAAGAAGACTGAACTTGGAGGTGGGGACAACTGGTCCCAGCCAGTCCGCCTTCAAAGCACCCCGGGGTAAACGTAGAAGATCCGGCTCGAATTCTCTAGCTGGTCACACACCTACCaaaa GTAAAACTGTAGAGAGGACACGGTACGACACGTCTTTGAGCTTACTCACGAAGAAGTTCATTCACTTGGTCGAGAGTAGTCAGGACGGCGTGGTGGACTTGAATATAGCGTCGGAGAAGCTGGAGGTACAAAAACGTCGTATATACGACATCACTAATGTTTTAGAGGGCATCGGTATCTTAGAGAAGAAAAGCAAAAACAATATCCAGTGGAA GGGCGGTCAGTTACCGAACAATCGGAATGACATCGCCAATCTCAAAAGGGAGGTCGCGGATTTGGAGGCTAAAGAGAATACCCTGGATCAGTTGATTCACGGTGCCGCTAAGAACCTCCGTGAATTTACCAACGCAGACAGACAATACGCTTATGTGACGTATCATGATTTACGTTCAGTCTCAATGTACAAAGACCAAGTTATTATGGCTGTGAAAGCCCCGAGGGAATCCTCCCTCCATGTCCCACATCCGATCGATAACAACGGTCAACAAAAg cttcaAATGCACATGAAGTCGGAACATGGAGAGATAGATGTATTTCTGTGTCCTGATGAACCTACAGTCAAAACGTTACCCTATGCCGGGTACGTGACAACGCAATCTGTGCCTCAATCAAAAGAATCCGATATATCTTGTTTGCCTCCTGAATTGTTGGTTAATCGAGAAAGCGACGTGCGAATCGATCCAGTACCTACCGCTGACGAGAGTTTCATAAATACTCGTTTGAGTACTCCTATAATAACTGCAGTTACCAGTCTATCGAGCATGAAGGATGCCTTCTTATGCGAATCCGATGATTATGGACCAATGGGCGGTGGCAAATTCCAACTCCAAACAGAGGACCAAATCAGCCCAG ATCTGAGTACTCTCGATTTTGGAGAACTATTAACTTTGGAGCCGCCTCTCTCCGAAAACGACTACTCGTTCTCGTTAGGCACCGAGGAGGGTCTTTCGGATCTCTTCGATTTTAAATTCTAG
- the LOC105831652 gene encoding transcription factor E2F3 isoform X4, whose amino-acid sequence MPRVRRQVILEDPARPVTPDMVETKLLKAEFLDDGSLDEIQPPKVAEETPSPHLQDHQYGQTPCYQMTRKPAQPPPRAEISVQAVKRRLNLEVGTTGPSQSAFKAPRGKRRRSGSNSLAGHTPTKSKTVERTRYDTSLSLLTKKFIHLVESSQDGVVDLNIASEKLEVQKRRIYDITNVLEGIGILEKKSKNNIQWKGGQLPNNRNDIANLKREVADLEAKENTLDQLIHGAAKNLREFTNADRQYAYVTYHDLRSVSMYKDQVIMAVKAPRESSLHVPHPIDNNGQQKLQMHMKSEHGEIDVFLCPDEPTVKTLPYAGYVTTQSVPQSKESDISCLPPELLVNRESDVRIDPVPTADESFINTRLSTPIITAVTSLSSMKDAFLCESDDYGPMGGGKFQLQTEDQISPDLSTLDFGELLTLEPPLSENDYSFSLGTEEGLSDLFDFKF is encoded by the exons ATGCCTCGGGTGAGGAGACAAGTGATCCTGGAGGATCCGGCCAGGCCGGTTACCCCGGACATGGTGGAGACGAAGCTGT TGAAGGCCGAGTTCCTGGATGACGGTTCTCTAGACGAGATCCAACCTCCAAAAGTGGCGGAGGAGACGCCAAGCCCTCATCTGCAGGATCACCAGTATGGGCAGACGCCTTGTTATCAGATGACGAGGAAACCTGCGCAACCACCACCAAGAGCTGAG ATATCAGTTCAAGCGGTAAAAAGAAGACTGAACTTGGAGGTGGGGACAACTGGTCCCAGCCAGTCCGCCTTCAAAGCACCCCGGGGTAAACGTAGAAGATCCGGCTCGAATTCTCTAGCTGGTCACACACCTACCaaaa GTAAAACTGTAGAGAGGACACGGTACGACACGTCTTTGAGCTTACTCACGAAGAAGTTCATTCACTTGGTCGAGAGTAGTCAGGACGGCGTGGTGGACTTGAATATAGCGTCGGAGAAGCTGGAGGTACAAAAACGTCGTATATACGACATCACTAATGTTTTAGAGGGCATCGGTATCTTAGAGAAGAAAAGCAAAAACAATATCCAGTGGAA GGGCGGTCAGTTACCGAACAATCGGAATGACATCGCCAATCTCAAAAGGGAGGTCGCGGATTTGGAGGCTAAAGAGAATACCCTGGATCAGTTGATTCACGGTGCCGCTAAGAACCTCCGTGAATTTACCAACGCAGACAGACAATACGCTTATGTGACGTATCATGATTTACGTTCAGTCTCAATGTACAAAGACCAAGTTATTATGGCTGTGAAAGCCCCGAGGGAATCCTCCCTCCATGTCCCACATCCGATCGATAACAACGGTCAACAAAAg cttcaAATGCACATGAAGTCGGAACATGGAGAGATAGATGTATTTCTGTGTCCTGATGAACCTACAGTCAAAACGTTACCCTATGCCGGGTACGTGACAACGCAATCTGTGCCTCAATCAAAAGAATCCGATATATCTTGTTTGCCTCCTGAATTGTTGGTTAATCGAGAAAGCGACGTGCGAATCGATCCAGTACCTACCGCTGACGAGAGTTTCATAAATACTCGTTTGAGTACTCCTATAATAACTGCAGTTACCAGTCTATCGAGCATGAAGGATGCCTTCTTATGCGAATCCGATGATTATGGACCAATGGGCGGTGGCAAATTCCAACTCCAAACAGAGGACCAAATCAGCCCAG ATCTGAGTACTCTCGATTTTGGAGAACTATTAACTTTGGAGCCGCCTCTCTCCGAAAACGACTACTCGTTCTCGTTAGGCACCGAGGAGGGTCTTTCGGATCTCTTCGATTTTAAATTCTAG
- the LOC105831652 gene encoding transcription factor E2F2 isoform X3 — protein MCVCFGYRFRHDRIARMPRVRRQVILEDPARPVTPDMVETKLLKAEFLDDGSLDEIQPPKVAEETPSPHLQDHQYGQTPCYQMTRKPAQPPPRAEISVQAVKRRLNLEVGTTGPSQSAFKAPRGKRRRSGSNSLAGHTPTKKRTRYDTSLSLLTKKFIHLVESSQDGVVDLNIASEKLEVQKRRIYDITNVLEGIGILEKKSKNNIQWKGGQLPNNRNDIANLKREVADLEAKENTLDQLIHGAAKNLREFTNADRQYAYVTYHDLRSVSMYKDQVIMAVKAPRESSLHVPHPIDNNGQQKLQMHMKSEHGEIDVFLCPDEPTVKTLPYAGYVTTQSVPQSKESDISCLPPELLVNRESDVRIDPVPTADESFINTRLSTPIITAVTSLSSMKDAFLCESDDYGPMGGGKFQLQTEDQISPDLSTLDFGELLTLEPPLSENDYSFSLGTEEGLSDLFDFKF, from the exons atgtgtgtgtgtttcggATATCGTTTCAGGCACGACCGTATCGCCAGGATGCCTCGGGTGAGGAGACAAGTGATCCTGGAGGATCCGGCCAGGCCGGTTACCCCGGACATGGTGGAGACGAAGCTGT TGAAGGCCGAGTTCCTGGATGACGGTTCTCTAGACGAGATCCAACCTCCAAAAGTGGCGGAGGAGACGCCAAGCCCTCATCTGCAGGATCACCAGTATGGGCAGACGCCTTGTTATCAGATGACGAGGAAACCTGCGCAACCACCACCAAGAGCTGAG ATATCAGTTCAAGCGGTAAAAAGAAGACTGAACTTGGAGGTGGGGACAACTGGTCCCAGCCAGTCCGCCTTCAAAGCACCCCGGGGTAAACGTAGAAGATCCGGCTCGAATTCTCTAGCTGGTCACACACCTACCaaaa AGAGGACACGGTACGACACGTCTTTGAGCTTACTCACGAAGAAGTTCATTCACTTGGTCGAGAGTAGTCAGGACGGCGTGGTGGACTTGAATATAGCGTCGGAGAAGCTGGAGGTACAAAAACGTCGTATATACGACATCACTAATGTTTTAGAGGGCATCGGTATCTTAGAGAAGAAAAGCAAAAACAATATCCAGTGGAA GGGCGGTCAGTTACCGAACAATCGGAATGACATCGCCAATCTCAAAAGGGAGGTCGCGGATTTGGAGGCTAAAGAGAATACCCTGGATCAGTTGATTCACGGTGCCGCTAAGAACCTCCGTGAATTTACCAACGCAGACAGACAATACGCTTATGTGACGTATCATGATTTACGTTCAGTCTCAATGTACAAAGACCAAGTTATTATGGCTGTGAAAGCCCCGAGGGAATCCTCCCTCCATGTCCCACATCCGATCGATAACAACGGTCAACAAAAg cttcaAATGCACATGAAGTCGGAACATGGAGAGATAGATGTATTTCTGTGTCCTGATGAACCTACAGTCAAAACGTTACCCTATGCCGGGTACGTGACAACGCAATCTGTGCCTCAATCAAAAGAATCCGATATATCTTGTTTGCCTCCTGAATTGTTGGTTAATCGAGAAAGCGACGTGCGAATCGATCCAGTACCTACCGCTGACGAGAGTTTCATAAATACTCGTTTGAGTACTCCTATAATAACTGCAGTTACCAGTCTATCGAGCATGAAGGATGCCTTCTTATGCGAATCCGATGATTATGGACCAATGGGCGGTGGCAAATTCCAACTCCAAACAGAGGACCAAATCAGCCCAG ATCTGAGTACTCTCGATTTTGGAGAACTATTAACTTTGGAGCCGCCTCTCTCCGAAAACGACTACTCGTTCTCGTTAGGCACCGAGGAGGGTCTTTCGGATCTCTTCGATTTTAAATTCTAG
- the LOC105831652 gene encoding transcription factor E2F2 isoform X1, translating to MCVCFGYRFRHDRIARMPRVRRQVILEDPARPVTPDMVETKLLKAEFLDDGSLDEIQPPKVAEETPSPHLQDHQYGQTPCYQMTRKPAQPPPRAEISVQAVKRRLNLEVGTTGPSQSAFKAPRGKRRRSGSNSLAGHTPTKSKTVERTRYDTSLSLLTKKFIHLVESSQDGVVDLNIASEKLEVQKRRIYDITNVLEGIGILEKKSKNNIQWKGGQLPNNRNDIANLKREVADLEAKENTLDQLIHGAAKNLREFTNADRQYAYVTYHDLRSVSMYKDQVIMAVKAPRESSLHVPHPIDNNGQQKLQMHMKSEHGEIDVFLCPDEPTVKTLPYAGYVTTQSVPQSKESDISCLPPELLVNRESDVRIDPVPTADESFINTRLSTPIITAVTSLSSMKDAFLCESDDYGPMGGGKFQLQTEDQISPDLSTLDFGELLTLEPPLSENDYSFSLGTEEGLSDLFDFKF from the exons atgtgtgtgtgtttcggATATCGTTTCAGGCACGACCGTATCGCCAGGATGCCTCGGGTGAGGAGACAAGTGATCCTGGAGGATCCGGCCAGGCCGGTTACCCCGGACATGGTGGAGACGAAGCTGT TGAAGGCCGAGTTCCTGGATGACGGTTCTCTAGACGAGATCCAACCTCCAAAAGTGGCGGAGGAGACGCCAAGCCCTCATCTGCAGGATCACCAGTATGGGCAGACGCCTTGTTATCAGATGACGAGGAAACCTGCGCAACCACCACCAAGAGCTGAG ATATCAGTTCAAGCGGTAAAAAGAAGACTGAACTTGGAGGTGGGGACAACTGGTCCCAGCCAGTCCGCCTTCAAAGCACCCCGGGGTAAACGTAGAAGATCCGGCTCGAATTCTCTAGCTGGTCACACACCTACCaaaa GTAAAACTGTAGAGAGGACACGGTACGACACGTCTTTGAGCTTACTCACGAAGAAGTTCATTCACTTGGTCGAGAGTAGTCAGGACGGCGTGGTGGACTTGAATATAGCGTCGGAGAAGCTGGAGGTACAAAAACGTCGTATATACGACATCACTAATGTTTTAGAGGGCATCGGTATCTTAGAGAAGAAAAGCAAAAACAATATCCAGTGGAA GGGCGGTCAGTTACCGAACAATCGGAATGACATCGCCAATCTCAAAAGGGAGGTCGCGGATTTGGAGGCTAAAGAGAATACCCTGGATCAGTTGATTCACGGTGCCGCTAAGAACCTCCGTGAATTTACCAACGCAGACAGACAATACGCTTATGTGACGTATCATGATTTACGTTCAGTCTCAATGTACAAAGACCAAGTTATTATGGCTGTGAAAGCCCCGAGGGAATCCTCCCTCCATGTCCCACATCCGATCGATAACAACGGTCAACAAAAg cttcaAATGCACATGAAGTCGGAACATGGAGAGATAGATGTATTTCTGTGTCCTGATGAACCTACAGTCAAAACGTTACCCTATGCCGGGTACGTGACAACGCAATCTGTGCCTCAATCAAAAGAATCCGATATATCTTGTTTGCCTCCTGAATTGTTGGTTAATCGAGAAAGCGACGTGCGAATCGATCCAGTACCTACCGCTGACGAGAGTTTCATAAATACTCGTTTGAGTACTCCTATAATAACTGCAGTTACCAGTCTATCGAGCATGAAGGATGCCTTCTTATGCGAATCCGATGATTATGGACCAATGGGCGGTGGCAAATTCCAACTCCAAACAGAGGACCAAATCAGCCCAG ATCTGAGTACTCTCGATTTTGGAGAACTATTAACTTTGGAGCCGCCTCTCTCCGAAAACGACTACTCGTTCTCGTTAGGCACCGAGGAGGGTCTTTCGGATCTCTTCGATTTTAAATTCTAG